From the genome of Papaver somniferum cultivar HN1 chromosome 2, ASM357369v1, whole genome shotgun sequence, one region includes:
- the LOC113348007 gene encoding mitochondrial carrier protein CoAc2-like has product MVEEKREEERQKGVLLLDNVLQSMPVYAKELVAGGVAGGFAKTIVAPLERVKILFQTRRSEFQSIGLTGSFKKIAKTEGISGFYRGNGASVARIVPYAALHFMVYEQYRRWIIEGFPDVGRGPVLDLVAGSFAGGTAVLFTYPLDLVRTKLAYQVVDGRKVNVNGMVHGEQVYRGIYDCFSKIFRTSGMKGLYRGVAPSLYGIFPYSGLKFYFYEEMKSYVPQERKNDIMVKLFCGSVAGLLGQTITYPLDVVRRQMQVEQFSASNVKMKGTMQSLITIVESQGWKQLFSGLSINYLKVVPSVAIGFTVYDVMKLWLRVPSRDESKTELVREQTNISSSSAAAASSKSSQYQS; this is encoded by the exons aTGGTGgaagagaagagagaagaagaaagacaaaaGGGGGTCTTATTATTAGATAATGTGTTACAATCCATGCCTGTCTATGCTAAGGAATTGGTTGcgggtggtgttgctggtggttttGCTAAAACTATTGTTGCTCCACTTGAAAGAGTCAAGATCCTTTTTCAG ACAAGAAGATCAGAATTTCAGAGTATAGGATTAACTGGATCCTTCAAAAAGATTGCTAAAACTGAGGGTATATCGGGTTTCTACAG AGGAAATGGAGCTAGCGTTGCTCGAATTGTTCCTTATGCAGCTCTGCATTTTATGGTGTATGAGCAGTATCGTAGATGGATTATAGAAGGCTTTCCAGATGTTGGAAGAGGGCCTGTTCTTGACCTTGTGGCAGGTTCCTTTGCGGGTGGAACTGCAGTTCTTTTTACTTACCCTCTTGATTTAGTACGAACAAAATTAGCTTATCAG GTTGTCGATGGTAGGAAGGTGAATGTGAATGGAATGGTTCATGGTGAACAAGTGTACAGAGGAATTTATGATTGCTTTTCCAAAATATTCAGAACGAGTGGAATGAAAGGCCTTTATCGGGGTGTAG CTCCATCACTCTATGGAATATTTCCCTATTCCGGTTTGAAGTTCTACTTTTATGAGGAAATGAAAAGTTATGTCCCTCAAGAGCGCAAGAATGACATCATGGTCAAACTCTTTTGTGGTTCAGTTGCTGGTTTATTAGGACAGACTATCACTTACCCGCTTGACGTTGTTAGACGGCAAATGCAG GTGGAACAATTTTCAGCATCTAATGTGAAGATGAAAGGGACAATGCAGAGTCTCATTACGATTGTAGAAAGCCAAGGGTGGAAACAACTGTTTTCAGGGCTAAGCATCAACTACTTGAAG GTTGTTCCGTCAGTGGCAATTGGTTTTACAGTGTACGACGTTATGAAGTTATGGCTTAGGGTTCCTTCTCGCGACGAGTCTAAGACTGAGCTAGTAAGAGAACAAACAAATATaagttcatcatcagcagcagcagcatcctCAAAATCATCTCAATACCAATCTTAG